The following are encoded together in the Meriones unguiculatus strain TT.TT164.6M chromosome 16, Bangor_MerUng_6.1, whole genome shotgun sequence genome:
- the LOC132648213 gene encoding LOW QUALITY PROTEIN: large ribosomal subunit protein eL37-like (The sequence of the model RefSeq protein was modified relative to this genomic sequence to represent the inferred CDS: inserted 1 base in 1 codon; substituted 1 base at 1 genomic stop codon), with protein MWKGASSFGKRHSKAHSCRCWGSKADHLQKSTCGGCGYAAELKRKYNYSAKAKRRNPTGTGXRHLKTVXRRFGRGFREGTTPKPKRAAVAAPSSS; from the exons ATGTGGAAAGGAGCGTCATCCTTTGGAAAGCGTCACAGTAAGGCACACTCATGCCGCTGCTGGGGCTCGAAGGCCGACCACCTTCAGAAGTCCACCTGTGGCGGATGTGGCTACGCTGCCGAGCTCAAGAGAAAATATAATTACAGTGCCAAGGCTAAGAGACGGAACCCTACCGGGACTG TGAGGCACCTAAAAACTGTCTAGCGCAGGTTCGGGCGTGGATTCCGTGAAGGAACGACACCTAAACCCAAGAGGGCAGCTGTTGCAGCACCCAGTTCATCTTGA